The Tamandua tetradactyla isolate mTamTet1 chromosome 5, mTamTet1.pri, whole genome shotgun sequence genome window below encodes:
- the PPP1R11 gene encoding E3 ubiquitin-protein ligase PPP1R11 isoform X1 yields MAEAGAGLSETVTETTVTVTTEPENRSLTIKLRKRKPEKKVEWSSDTVDNEHMGRRSSKCCCIYEKPRAFGESSTESDEEEEEGCGHAHCVLIPLPTQMFSSLGPPNTVLGFGYLSFPRPLVMRLQRSVKSVPP; encoded by the exons ATGGCTGAGGCAGGGGCCGGGCTGAGTGAGACCGTCACTGAGACAACGGTTACCGTGACAACTGAGCCC GAGAACCGAAGCCTAACCATCAAACTTCGGAAACGGAAGCCAGAGAAAAAGGTGGAATGGTCAAGCGACACTGTGGACAATGAGCATATGGGGCGCCGCTCATCAAAAT GCTGCTGTATTTACGAGAAACCTCGGGCCTTTGGCGAGAGCTCCACAGAGAGcgatgaggaggaagaggagggctgtgGTCATGCACACTGT GTTTTGATACCTCTGCCAACCCAGATGTTCAGCTCTCTTGGCCCTCCGAACACCGTGCTGGGATTCGGGTACCTGTCATTTCCCAGGCCTCTTGTCATGCGGTTACAAAGATCAGTCAAATCCGTACCACCCTAA
- the RNF39 gene encoding RING finger protein 39: MRWGDLRRMRFCKKGDAIPVEGQKVNAGDGERDIDSASSRGSPPSAPSKAVAVVVEGVVPGPWLPMETSELGPGLVERLEQLATCPLCGGPFEDPVLLACEHSFCRACLARLWGTPPAPGTEAPPTACPCCGLQCPRRSLRSNVRLAVEVRISRGLREKLAEPGARTWKRRGGRIPTMGCLDLYAEDMKKTWRRFDAPMPNSSNTEEVLPEDYPVAKNMLHRQTADLTLDPGTAHRRLLISADRRSVKLAPPGTPAPPDGPARFDQLPAVLGAQGFRAGRHCWEVETADATCCRDSSGEDEDDGESRYALGAAGESVRRKGRVGLCPAGAVWAVEGRGRRLWALTAPEPTPLGGVGPPPRRIRVDLDWERGRVAFYDGLSLDLLFAFQAPGPLGERVFPLFCIRDPRAPLRIVPAEG; the protein is encoded by the exons ATGAGGTGGGGAGATCTACGGAGAATGAGATTCTGCAAGAAGGGAGACGCAATACCAGTAGAGGGGCAGAAAGTTAATGCGGGAGACGGAGAGAGGGATATCGATTCAGCAAGCAGCAGGGGTAGTCCGCCGTCTGCGCCCTCGAAGGCGGTCGCGGTGGTTGTGGAAGGGGTGGTACCTGGACCCTGGCTCCCCATGGAGACGTCGGAGCTGGGCCCAGGGCTGGTGGAGCGTCTGGAGCAGCTGGCGACGTGTCCGCTGTGTGGGGGCCCCTTCGAGGACCCGGTGCTCCTGGCGTGTGAGCACAGCTTCTGCCGCGCGTGCCTGGCCCGCCTCTGGGGGACTCCACCGGCTCCCGGCACCGAGGCGCCCCCCACCGCTTGCCCCTGCTGCGGTCTGCAGTGCCCCCGCCGCAGCCTGAGGTCTAATGTGAGGCTGGCGGTGGAGGTGCGAATTAGTCGCGGGCTGCGGGAGAAGCTGGCCGAGCCTGGGGCCCGCACGTGGAAACGCCGAGGCGGCCGTATCCCCACCATGGGCTGTCTGGACTTGTACGCAGAG gatatgaagaagacatggagaCG ATTTGATGCCCCAATGCCCAACTCGTCTAACACAGAGGAGGTTCTCCCTGAAGATTACCCAGTGGCCAAAAACATGCTTCATAGACAGACGG CCGACCTTACCCTGGACCCTGGCACTGCGCACCGCCGCCTCCTCATCTCTGCCGACCGCCGCAGCGTCAAACTAGCCCCACCGGGGACGCCCGCGCCCCCTGACGGCCCCGCGCGCTTCGACCAGCTCCCGGCGGTGCTGGGTGCGCAGGGCTTCCGAGCCGGCCGCCACTGCTGGGAGGTGGAGACCGCAGATGCCACCTGCTGCAGGGACTCTTCTGGGGAGGATGAGGATGATGGGGAGAGCCGCTACGCCCTGGGAGCAGCCGGAGAGTCGGTGCGACGCAAGGGCCGCGTAGGGCTGTGTCCCGCTGGGGCCGTATGGGCTGTCGAGGGCCGGGGCAGACGCTTGTGGGCACTCACAGCACCGGAGCCCACCCCGCTAGGCGGTGTTGGGCCTCCGCCGCGGCGCATCCGCGTGGACTTGGACTGGGAGCGGGGCCGCGTGGCCTTCTATGACGGCCTATCGCTTGACCTGCTCTTCGCCTTCCAGGCGCCTGGCCCCCTGGGGGAGCGCGTCTTCCCACTGTTCTGCATCCGCGACCCTCGCGCTCCGCTTCGTATAGTACCAGCCGAAGGCTGA
- the PPP1R11 gene encoding E3 ubiquitin-protein ligase PPP1R11 isoform X2 — protein sequence MAEAGAGLSETVTETTVTVTTEPENRSLTIKLRKRKPEKKVEWSSDTVDNEHMGRRSSKCCCIYEKPRAFGESSTESDEEEEEGCGHAHCVRGHRKGRRRATLGLTPTTPPQPPDPSQPPPGPMQH from the exons ATGGCTGAGGCAGGGGCCGGGCTGAGTGAGACCGTCACTGAGACAACGGTTACCGTGACAACTGAGCCC GAGAACCGAAGCCTAACCATCAAACTTCGGAAACGGAAGCCAGAGAAAAAGGTGGAATGGTCAAGCGACACTGTGGACAATGAGCATATGGGGCGCCGCTCATCAAAAT GCTGCTGTATTTACGAGAAACCTCGGGCCTTTGGCGAGAGCTCCACAGAGAGcgatgaggaggaagaggagggctgtgGTCATGCACACTGTGTCCGTGGCCACCGCAAAGGACGGCGTCGTGCAACTCTGGGACTGACCCCTAccacccctccccagcctcctgACCCGTCCCAGCCCCCTCCAGGACCAATGCAGCACTAA